A region of Flavobacterium album DNA encodes the following proteins:
- a CDS encoding cell division protein ZapA, whose protein sequence is MEDKLKIKISIADRVYPLTVDPAQEEGLRSASKKIDAMIRQFEENYAVRDKQDVLAMCALQFAAQAEQKQIDRSADFEAAFARLRTMDEKLSGLLSE, encoded by the coding sequence ATGGAAGACAAGCTGAAGATCAAAATATCAATTGCCGACAGGGTATACCCGCTAACGGTAGACCCCGCACAGGAAGAGGGGCTGAGGAGCGCTTCCAAGAAAATTGATGCGATGATCCGGCAGTTCGAAGAAAACTATGCAGTAAGAGATAAGCAGGATGTGCTTGCCATGTGTGCGCTGCAATTTGCGGCACAGGCAGAACAGAAGCAGATCGACAGGTCGGCCGACTTTGAAGCTGCATTTGCAAGGCTGAGGACAATGGATGAAAAACTGAGCGGACTTCTCTCCGAATAA
- a CDS encoding M23 family metallopeptidase, with amino-acid sequence MRSFLLFLLYASAAFAQQQYPQDFFRSPMDIPIHPSGTFGELRTNHFHAGLDFRTNQKEGLPVYAAAEGYVSRIKVSTYGYGTALYIDHPNGFTTLYGHLQQYAPKIEAYVRAKQYEKQSFDIELFPKPGEITVTKGELIALSGNSGGSGGPHLHFEYRDTKTEMIINPLLFGLDKKMKDPYPPKILGLMAYPLSDDAVVNESKKPTLVSLKLQKDGTYLADKIAAKGKIGFSISTSDKSTGSMGNNGIFKVQTFFNGSPYFNYAFNTFAFEESRYVNNFIDYPRYYATGQRFQKLFIKTPYPLSILKGSSSNGQFNIVKDTVKNYRIEVADFHGNKVLVNGSIEYSDKPASVTETKHITPYLVKVGNDHNYTKNNVSVFIPANAFYEDFYMNFDVRDSILYLHDPIVPVHTYVSVSFDVSHLSKEVLQKTFIAGFNDKRISYNSSYMEDGKLTAKVKQLGNFKLAQDNTAPKIYDMSFAEGKWLSDKDGFWCKISDDLSGIATFDAFINGKWALMHYDYKTRVIFHNFSDGIVDEGRNDLKITVTDNVGNSTTFETHFFRTQNTAPVEKDK; translated from the coding sequence ATGAGATCATTCCTTTTATTTCTTTTATACGCCTCAGCAGCCTTTGCACAGCAGCAATACCCACAGGATTTTTTCCGTTCGCCAATGGACATTCCCATCCACCCGTCGGGTACGTTTGGCGAGCTGCGTACCAATCATTTCCATGCCGGCCTGGACTTCCGTACCAACCAAAAGGAGGGCCTCCCGGTATATGCCGCCGCCGAAGGCTATGTTTCCCGTATTAAGGTTTCAACCTATGGCTACGGCACTGCTTTATACATCGACCACCCGAACGGTTTTACGACTTTATACGGACACCTCCAGCAATATGCGCCAAAGATAGAAGCCTATGTACGGGCGAAGCAATACGAAAAACAATCGTTTGATATCGAATTGTTCCCAAAGCCGGGTGAAATTACCGTTACAAAAGGCGAGTTGATTGCGCTTTCCGGGAATTCCGGGGGCTCAGGCGGGCCGCACCTGCATTTTGAGTACCGAGACACGAAAACGGAGATGATCATCAACCCCCTCCTTTTCGGCCTTGATAAAAAGATGAAAGACCCTTACCCGCCAAAGATACTGGGCCTGATGGCCTACCCGCTGAGCGATGATGCAGTAGTGAACGAATCGAAAAAACCAACACTCGTTAGCCTCAAGCTCCAGAAAGACGGCACCTACCTGGCCGACAAGATCGCTGCCAAAGGGAAGATCGGTTTTTCCATCAGCACATCGGACAAGTCGACGGGGAGCATGGGCAATAATGGTATTTTTAAGGTGCAGACGTTCTTTAACGGCAGCCCTTATTTTAATTATGCCTTTAACACCTTTGCCTTCGAAGAGTCGCGCTACGTGAATAATTTTATAGATTATCCGCGCTATTACGCTACAGGACAGCGTTTCCAGAAACTGTTCATCAAAACGCCGTACCCATTATCAATACTCAAAGGGAGTTCTTCGAACGGGCAGTTCAACATCGTGAAAGATACCGTAAAGAACTACAGGATAGAGGTGGCCGATTTCCATGGCAACAAGGTTCTTGTGAATGGCAGCATAGAGTATTCGGATAAGCCGGCATCGGTAACTGAGACGAAGCACATCACGCCCTACCTGGTTAAAGTGGGCAACGACCATAATTATACCAAGAACAATGTGTCTGTATTTATTCCGGCCAACGCGTTTTACGAGGACTTCTATATGAATTTTGATGTGCGCGATTCAATATTATACCTGCACGATCCAATAGTTCCGGTCCATACCTATGTATCTGTATCATTCGATGTAAGCCACCTTTCTAAGGAAGTGCTGCAAAAAACATTCATAGCAGGTTTTAACGATAAAAGGATATCCTACAACAGCAGCTATATGGAAGACGGGAAACTGACCGCAAAAGTGAAGCAGCTGGGCAATTTCAAGCTGGCGCAGGACAACACAGCCCCGAAAATTTATGATATGAGCTTTGCAGAAGGTAAGTGGCTGAGCGACAAGGATGGCTTTTGGTGCAAGATAAGCGACGACCTTTCGGGTATTGCTACTTTTGATGCGTTTATTAACGGAAAATGGGCACTGATGCACTACGATTACAAAACCCGCGTTATATTCCATAATTTCAGCGACGGCATAGTGGACGAAGGCCGCAACGATTTAAAAATCACCGTTACTGATAATGTGGGAAATTCCACTACCTTTGAAACGCATTTTTTCAGAACACAAAATACGGCACCTGTTGAAAAAGATAAATAA
- a CDS encoding Bor family protein yields the protein MKKAIKMSAMALVAGMMLTSCYTYTTVVGDGAKGNQSTTKWNHYVLWGLAPVGVSDAKQMAGGAEDYTVTTRQSFVNGLLSGITFGIYSPTTTTVTK from the coding sequence ATGAAAAAAGCAATCAAAATGAGCGCTATGGCTCTTGTAGCCGGCATGATGCTGACTTCTTGCTACACGTACACTACAGTAGTGGGCGACGGAGCAAAAGGCAACCAGTCAACAACAAAATGGAACCACTATGTACTTTGGGGACTTGCTCCGGTAGGTGTTTCTGATGCTAAACAAATGGCTGGAGGCGCAGAAGATTACACAGTAACTACAAGGCAGAGTTTTGTAAACGGACTTCTTTCCGGTATTACATTTGGCATCTATTCGCCAACAACTACTACAGTTACAAAATAA
- a CDS encoding glycosyltransferase family 2 protein — protein sequence MNLSIVIPLLNEEGSLSELHQWIVKVMAENNFSYEVIFIDDGSTDASWKIIQQLAAANPSIKGIRFHRNYGKSQALHAGFAKAQGDVIITMDADLQDSPDEIPGLYTMVTTGGFDLVSGWKKKRYDSIVSKNMPSKLFNWAARRTSGVKLHDFNCGLKAYKNIVVKNIEVSGEMHRYIPVLAKNAGFAKIGEKVVIHQARKYGTTKFGMERFINGFLDLITIWFLSRFGKRPMHLFGALGVLMFLIGLGSAVYIGAMKLYKLYHHEKAILVANNPWFYIALVTMIIGTQLFLAGFLGEIILRTKNNEERYKISETL from the coding sequence ATGAATCTATCCATAGTCATACCCCTTCTCAACGAAGAAGGATCACTCTCAGAATTACACCAGTGGATCGTAAAGGTCATGGCAGAAAACAATTTCAGCTATGAGGTCATCTTTATAGATGACGGCAGCACCGATGCGTCCTGGAAAATCATACAGCAGCTTGCCGCGGCAAACCCGAGTATAAAAGGCATCCGCTTCCACAGGAATTACGGAAAGTCGCAGGCCCTGCATGCCGGTTTTGCTAAGGCGCAGGGCGATGTGATCATTACTATGGATGCCGACCTGCAGGACAGCCCTGATGAAATACCCGGACTGTATACCATGGTCACCACCGGTGGTTTCGACCTGGTTTCGGGCTGGAAAAAGAAACGGTATGACTCGATAGTTTCCAAGAACATGCCGTCCAAGCTGTTCAATTGGGCTGCCAGGAGGACATCGGGCGTAAAGCTGCACGACTTTAACTGCGGCCTGAAAGCGTATAAGAACATCGTTGTAAAGAACATTGAGGTATCGGGCGAAATGCATCGCTATATACCGGTGCTGGCCAAAAACGCCGGCTTCGCCAAAATAGGCGAAAAAGTGGTAATCCACCAGGCGCGAAAATACGGTACTACCAAATTCGGCATGGAGCGTTTCATCAACGGCTTCCTGGACCTGATCACCATCTGGTTCCTGTCGCGTTTCGGCAAAAGGCCCATGCACCTTTTCGGAGCGCTCGGGGTGCTGATGTTCCTTATAGGGCTGGGATCGGCGGTGTATATCGGCGCTATGAAGTTGTACAAGCTGTACCACCATGAAAAAGCCATACTTGTAGCCAATAACCCATGGTTTTATATAGCGCTGGTGACGATGATTATCGGAACGCAGCTTTTCCTGGCGGGCTTTTTAGGAGAAATAATACTCAGGACGAAAAACAATGAGGAGCGCTATAAAATTAGCGAAACTTTATAA
- a CDS encoding EcsC family protein produces MDLHKLILRVMPSFADIRRDIGMLRLNNPAKTPAELSRLYINKARNKYTSVGVASALPGVIPGLGTVAQVAMEAGAVSADIALMLRWMASICYGTGLIYGKDTQADFEDEFTVVLGIWAGVVLPENAAMAKGEKITIEHFDKHITDRIRNRMNQKIGRKLVTKYGSKRGGAVLGRLIPFGIGAAVGGTFNYFTLQRFGKAADDYFRKDYHSFILSE; encoded by the coding sequence ATGGACCTACATAAGCTTATTCTCCGCGTCATGCCTTCCTTTGCCGATATACGCAGGGACATCGGCATGCTGCGGCTCAATAATCCCGCCAAAACGCCTGCAGAACTGTCACGCCTTTACATCAACAAGGCGCGTAATAAATATACATCGGTAGGTGTAGCCTCTGCCCTGCCCGGTGTTATCCCGGGATTGGGTACTGTTGCACAAGTTGCCATGGAGGCAGGAGCAGTTTCTGCGGATATTGCTTTGATGCTGCGGTGGATGGCATCGATCTGTTATGGCACCGGGCTTATTTACGGAAAGGATACTCAGGCCGACTTTGAAGACGAGTTTACCGTAGTGCTTGGTATATGGGCCGGGGTTGTACTTCCGGAAAATGCGGCAATGGCAAAAGGCGAAAAAATAACCATTGAGCATTTTGACAAGCATATCACCGACAGGATACGCAACCGCATGAACCAGAAGATTGGCCGCAAGCTGGTAACCAAATATGGTTCCAAACGTGGCGGCGCTGTATTGGGCAGGCTGATTCCTTTCGGGATAGGCGCTGCGGTGGGAGGTACATTCAATTACTTCACGTTACAGCGTTTCGGGAAAGCTGCCGATGACTACTTCAGGAAGGACTATCATAGCTTTATATTATCGGAATAA
- a CDS encoding NUDIX domain-containing protein, with protein sequence MKQSAGILLYRMNDGEIQFFLVHPGGPFFAKKNEGWWTIPKGELLQNELPLDAAVREFEEETGYSPKGPFTELQSITQKGGKKVLCWAAKGDLDDGTITSNTFEMEWPPKSGRKQIYPEVDKAGWFAIEEAKILINERQAAFLEELLTVLKT encoded by the coding sequence ATGAAACAAAGCGCAGGCATATTGCTGTACAGGATGAATGATGGGGAAATACAATTTTTCCTGGTGCACCCTGGTGGGCCGTTCTTTGCCAAAAAGAATGAAGGCTGGTGGACTATACCTAAAGGCGAGTTATTACAAAATGAGCTACCGCTGGATGCTGCTGTGAGGGAATTTGAAGAAGAAACAGGTTACAGTCCGAAAGGTCCTTTTACCGAATTGCAATCTATCACCCAAAAAGGAGGCAAGAAAGTTTTGTGCTGGGCAGCTAAAGGCGACCTTGATGACGGCACTATTACATCAAATACTTTTGAAATGGAATGGCCGCCAAAATCGGGTCGAAAACAAATTTATCCCGAAGTGGACAAAGCAGGGTGGTTTGCTATCGAAGAAGCCAAAATCCTGATCAATGAAAGGCAGGCAGCCTTCCTGGAGGAACTGTTAACTGTACTGAAAACCTAA
- a CDS encoding phospho-sugar mutase, which produces MEIDKSILDKVNVWLTPVFDSETHASLKEMMTSSPKELEDIFYKNLEFGTGGMRGIMGPGTNRINKYTLGKATQGLSDYLKKSFPGEEIKVAIAYDCRHNSDTLAKVVADVFSANGIKVFLFSELRPTPELSFAVKHLNCHAGIVLTASHNPPEYNGYKVYWQDGGQLVPPQDKEVIEVIEALEYGQINFKADESLIEYVGEEIDKAFIRSSLINASFNTPQEAKDALKIVYTPLHGTSVTLIPDLLEDAGYSNVHIVAEQAKPDGNFPTVKSPNPEEPEALSMAIALADDVNADIVIGTDPDSDRLGVAVRNGNGIMTLLNGNQTMVLMTHFLLEQWKKQGKIDGKQFVGSTIVSTPMMMEMASAYGVECKVGLTGFKWIAKMIKDFPEQEFIGGGEESFGFMVGDAVRDKDAVTSTLLLCEIAALAKANASSLYQELLKLFVEFGFYKEYLISITKKGMEGAAEINNMMIQMREKPLTEINGQRVLMVEDYKASVAKNLLTGEEEALTLPKSDVLIYYLEDGTKICARPSGTEPKIKFYFSVNAPLDDVKNFKAVEASLDQKIKNIVEEMNLV; this is translated from the coding sequence ATGGAAATTGACAAATCAATACTTGACAAAGTAAATGTATGGCTCACGCCGGTTTTTGATAGCGAAACACATGCGTCACTTAAAGAGATGATGACATCTTCGCCCAAAGAGCTTGAAGACATCTTTTATAAGAATCTTGAATTTGGTACCGGCGGAATGCGCGGCATTATGGGCCCGGGTACCAACCGCATCAATAAATACACCCTTGGAAAAGCGACACAGGGCCTTTCCGACTATCTCAAAAAATCATTTCCCGGCGAGGAGATCAAAGTAGCCATTGCTTATGATTGCCGCCACAATAGCGACACGCTTGCCAAAGTGGTTGCCGATGTATTTTCGGCCAACGGGATAAAAGTATTCCTGTTCTCCGAACTGCGCCCTACACCGGAACTTTCGTTCGCAGTAAAACACCTGAACTGCCATGCAGGAATCGTGCTTACAGCATCGCACAACCCGCCTGAATATAATGGATACAAAGTATACTGGCAGGACGGTGGCCAATTGGTCCCGCCACAGGACAAAGAAGTGATCGAAGTGATCGAAGCGCTTGAATACGGCCAGATCAACTTTAAAGCCGATGAAAGCCTGATAGAATATGTGGGTGAAGAAATAGATAAGGCATTTATACGTTCTTCGCTTATCAACGCTTCTTTCAACACCCCGCAGGAAGCAAAAGATGCGCTGAAAATAGTTTATACGCCACTGCACGGAACATCGGTTACGCTGATACCTGACCTTCTGGAAGATGCAGGCTACAGCAATGTTCATATTGTTGCGGAACAGGCAAAACCTGACGGGAACTTCCCTACCGTAAAATCGCCAAATCCTGAGGAGCCGGAAGCATTGTCTATGGCAATAGCGCTTGCTGACGATGTGAATGCCGATATTGTTATTGGTACCGACCCTGACAGCGACCGCCTTGGTGTGGCTGTGCGTAACGGCAACGGCATCATGACGCTGCTTAACGGCAACCAGACCATGGTGCTGATGACGCATTTCCTGTTGGAACAGTGGAAAAAACAAGGCAAGATTGACGGAAAACAATTTGTGGGATCTACCATCGTGTCTACTCCAATGATGATGGAAATGGCTTCTGCCTATGGCGTAGAGTGCAAAGTGGGGCTTACCGGCTTCAAATGGATCGCCAAAATGATAAAGGATTTCCCTGAACAGGAATTCATTGGCGGCGGCGAGGAGAGTTTTGGCTTTATGGTAGGTGATGCGGTGCGCGACAAAGATGCCGTTACCTCTACCCTGCTGCTTTGTGAGATAGCCGCTTTGGCAAAAGCCAATGCAAGCTCCCTGTACCAGGAACTGTTGAAACTATTCGTAGAGTTCGGATTCTACAAAGAATACCTTATCTCCATCACCAAAAAAGGCATGGAAGGCGCGGCGGAGATCAACAACATGATGATCCAGATGCGCGAGAAGCCGCTTACCGAGATCAACGGGCAGCGCGTGCTGATGGTAGAGGATTACAAGGCTTCGGTTGCCAAAAACCTTTTAACCGGCGAAGAGGAAGCATTGACATTGCCTAAAAGCGACGTGCTCATTTATTACCTTGAAGACGGTACCAAGATATGTGCACGCCCTAGTGGCACCGAGCCAAAGATAAAATTCTATTTTAGCGTGAATGCGCCACTCGATGATGTGAAGAACTTCAAGGCGGTTGAGGCTTCGCTGGACCAAAAAATAAAGAACATAGTTGAGGAGATGAACCTCGTATAA
- a CDS encoding ABC transporter ATP-binding protein, with the protein MSYYKKIYRFAKPYKRQIWLNIFFNVLYALFSTLSLIAVIPVLKVIFNDTKPVFVKPVYNNDLQSFKDFSQDYLNYFLTTSMKEQGQFTVLMYIIGFIITIFMLKNLCNYLAMYFITHMRNGVIKDLRTELYGKVVGLPSSYYNNTSKGDVIAKVTNDVNEISYAFLNILEMIVKEPLTILFTLGFMAWLSPKLTLFVLVFMPVAGFIISKVGKSLKKQSMRVQQQHGMILSTLEETVGGLKVIKSFTAEGLFKEKFRSINHQLFRYSNKVSNRQNLASPLSELLGIIVIGVLLVYGGYLVFEDKTMEAGFFLGYILLAYNILTPAKDISKASYALKRGNASAERVITLLETDVEIHDKPDAIEKHQFEKGIRLENINFRYEEENVLKDFSLTVPKGQTVALVGQSGSGKSTIANLLTRFYDVQEGSIKIDGIDIRDLTVHSLRSLMGLVTQDSILFNDTIRNNVSLGKPDATDEEILDALKIANAYEFVKDLPEGIHTNIGDSGNKLSGGQKQRLSIARAVLKNPPIMILDEATSALDTESERLVQQALENMMQNRTSVVIAHRLSTIQKADKIVVMQKGRIVEQGTHDELINHDGTYKKLVMMQSFE; encoded by the coding sequence ATGAGCTACTATAAAAAAATATATCGGTTTGCCAAACCCTATAAAAGGCAGATATGGCTTAATATCTTCTTTAATGTACTGTACGCTTTGTTCAGTACTTTATCTTTGATCGCTGTGATACCTGTTCTAAAGGTTATTTTCAACGATACCAAACCGGTATTTGTAAAACCTGTATACAACAACGATCTACAGAGCTTCAAAGATTTTTCCCAGGATTACCTGAATTATTTCCTGACTACAAGCATGAAGGAACAGGGGCAATTCACAGTGCTCATGTACATAATAGGTTTTATCATTACGATCTTTATGCTGAAAAACCTGTGCAATTATTTGGCAATGTATTTTATTACACACATGCGGAATGGGGTTATTAAAGATCTCCGTACTGAACTTTATGGCAAAGTTGTAGGCCTTCCATCCTCGTATTACAACAATACTTCGAAGGGTGATGTAATTGCTAAAGTGACTAATGATGTCAATGAGATTAGTTATGCTTTCCTTAACATCCTCGAAATGATAGTAAAGGAGCCACTTACAATATTATTTACGCTTGGATTTATGGCGTGGTTAAGCCCTAAGCTAACTCTTTTTGTCCTGGTTTTTATGCCGGTGGCAGGTTTTATCATCTCGAAAGTAGGCAAATCACTAAAGAAACAGTCAATGCGGGTACAGCAACAGCATGGAATGATATTGTCTACACTTGAAGAAACCGTAGGAGGGTTGAAAGTCATTAAGTCATTTACCGCAGAAGGATTGTTCAAGGAAAAATTCCGTTCTATAAACCATCAGTTGTTCCGGTATTCCAACAAAGTATCCAACCGTCAAAACCTTGCTTCTCCCCTCAGTGAACTGCTGGGCATCATTGTAATAGGCGTTTTGCTTGTTTATGGCGGATATCTGGTATTTGAAGACAAGACCATGGAAGCCGGTTTCTTTTTGGGCTACATCCTGCTGGCCTATAACATCCTTACGCCGGCAAAAGACATTTCCAAAGCAAGTTATGCCTTAAAACGAGGTAATGCTTCAGCTGAAAGGGTTATAACACTGCTTGAAACAGATGTAGAGATCCATGACAAACCCGATGCCATTGAAAAACATCAGTTTGAAAAAGGCATTAGACTCGAAAATATCAACTTCCGTTATGAAGAAGAAAATGTGCTGAAGGATTTCTCGTTAACCGTACCGAAAGGCCAGACGGTCGCACTTGTTGGGCAGTCGGGAAGCGGAAAGAGTACCATAGCCAACCTGCTTACGCGCTTTTATGACGTGCAGGAAGGCAGTATAAAGATCGATGGGATTGACATACGCGACCTTACCGTGCATTCGCTTCGCAGCCTTATGGGGCTGGTAACGCAGGACAGCATTTTGTTTAACGATACCATCAGGAACAACGTTTCGCTCGGCAAGCCTGATGCTACCGACGAAGAAATCCTCGATGCCCTGAAGATCGCCAATGCGTACGAATTCGTGAAAGACCTTCCGGAAGGCATCCATACCAATATCGGCGACAGCGGTAACAAGCTGTCGGGCGGACAGAAGCAGCGCCTGAGCATTGCGCGCGCAGTACTGAAAAACCCGCCGATCATGATACTGGATGAGGCTACCTCTGCCCTGGACACCGAAAGCGAAAGGCTCGTACAGCAGGCGTTGGAGAACATGATGCAGAACCGTACCTCTGTAGTTATCGCGCACCGACTTTCGACCATACAGAAAGCTGATAAAATTGTGGTGATGCAAAAAGGCCGCATTGTGGAACAGGGAACGCATGATGAGCTTATCAACCACGATGGCACGTATAAAAAGCTGGTGATGATGCAGTCTTTTGAATAA
- a CDS encoding HAD family hydrolase — translation MPIKAIIYDLDNTIYPVSAIGDKLFAPVFDLIVESGEHDDDFDAIRKAIMKTPFRLVAKKYNFSDTLTEKGIAVQEDIVYHDSIDTFEDYPEIKSIPARRYLVTTGFSKMQHSKIKQMDIAGDFEEIHVVNPTKTSKKEVFADILSRHSYRPAEVLVVGDDPESEIAAAKALGIPTVLYNKQESRSKEEADHTISHFKDLKPIFESY, via the coding sequence ATGCCGATAAAAGCCATTATATACGACCTTGACAATACTATTTACCCGGTAAGTGCCATTGGTGATAAGCTGTTCGCCCCTGTATTCGACTTGATTGTGGAAAGCGGGGAGCACGATGATGATTTTGATGCCATAAGGAAAGCTATTATGAAAACACCCTTCCGGCTTGTTGCCAAAAAATATAATTTCAGTGATACGCTCACAGAAAAAGGTATAGCGGTACAGGAGGATATTGTTTATCACGATAGTATAGACACTTTTGAAGATTATCCTGAGATAAAAAGCATTCCCGCAAGGCGCTACCTTGTAACGACCGGATTTTCAAAGATGCAGCACAGCAAAATAAAGCAAATGGATATTGCCGGCGACTTTGAGGAGATCCATGTAGTGAACCCGACAAAGACCAGCAAGAAAGAGGTTTTTGCCGATATCCTTAGCCGCCACTCTTACCGCCCGGCAGAAGTGCTTGTCGTGGGTGACGATCCTGAATCGGAGATCGCTGCGGCAAAAGCATTGGGCATTCCAACGGTGCTCTATAACAAACAGGAAAGTCGCTCAAAAGAAGAGGCCGATCATACTATCTCTCATTTTAAAGACCTAAAACCTATTTTCGAAAGCTATTAG